From the Sebastes fasciatus isolate fSebFas1 chromosome 9, fSebFas1.pri, whole genome shotgun sequence genome, the window CGTGACTCAACAGGTATGTCAAGCTGATGTCACTGACTGCTCAGGGAAACTAGGGCAAACCAATGCAGTCACAGTTTCTGTATTACCTTATATGGGCATCTTATTATTGTTACATGACACTTATTTGGTATGACATTTATAGTTGAGTTTAAAAAAGCTTGAACCTCCCTGAAAAGATATGTTGCTCTGAAACAATTCAGGTAGAGTGTGTTTGAATGTGCAGTGTGAAAATGATTGCTtaagtttaaaggtgctaaatgcgagattgggagcatttctattgcctctgcacagcTGATGTTTCTGCTCTGgttatcgtatagagaacctttaaccaTTCATAGATTTAGCTGCACACGTGCCAATAGCAGTAAGTCAGCTTAAAGCAACAGCAGTGTGATTAACTCAACTCACGGACATTTACTGCAAGGCAAACCAGCTGGGGCAAAGTTTTCCATCGCGGAAAGACTGCTTCTTCTGAGTAGGTGTGTGAGTGATGAGTAAATAAAGTGCCAACTGTCACACAGTGTAGAGAGATAGCTGGTCACACTTACCATGTCATTGCCAAAAACTGCATAATACAGAAGATGATAGCCAGCCCTCTTTTATGCCACtgtaacagaaaacacaaaaccGTTATtctaataaataattcaaacaATAAAGACTGTAACTGGCTTTAAAAACTATGTACCGGATTTTATCTACTTACCCAAAACACTGCACAAAGAGTTAAGACAAGGCAGAGCTGGCGGAAGAAGAAAGAAACTGTTATCTTCTTGTACGCTTGCAGAATGACGTTTGCTATCTGACATTTGATTTTCTTTCAGTATTTCACAGAAAATGTTAAATTCTAATGGAGTAACTACAACAAAAAGTAACTAAATCACTAAAACATCAACAGTGTCAAGCTGAAATGTGTTGTCAAGATAAGTTACTTTATCCTCGCAATCCTTTAAGATCAGAAAATGGGATCTTTAATTGAACCCGGCCTTCTGATCCAAAGTCAGAAGGCTACAGACCTTATACTCCCTCGAGAGTAAGAGAAATCAGACACTGTAAATGCATTATGGCCTCATGTCAAGGAGGAATCCGAGAGAAAACTGCATCTAACACCTTCATGTAACAAGGTATGGACTGCTTTCCAATGTACAGTAAGATAAAACATGAAGATCCAGTGAAGCATGTGGCTCAACTTCAGGTCCAAAGTAACACGTGGTATTTACCAGCATAACAATGGTGGCTATCAGTCTTTTTGGTTCAAACATGCGCTTCAGCTGTTTTAGTGGTCCCATTAGGAAGCAGGTGCTTTagaggaacaaaaaagaaacagacaaaTTAATAACACTTTTTAAACATTGGCAAAAAGGTACATTGACGTTGTTTAAAAGGTTAATCCATGAAATTATTGCGATCATGTTTAGTCTTCATGTCAGGTGCGAAGCATTCATCACCGTGGTGTATTTGCATTGCTCTTTCCAGAGATAACCCGTTAAACAGTGCAGCCGAGGCTGTGTGACTTTGTCTGTTCAGCATGGTGGATGTAGTGCTAATGCTTGTTACCAAGGTTATGTATTCAAAATAGCTTTTGTGTTCTTTCAGTAACACTTTTGAAAATGATGAACTGTACAAATAGCGTCTGGGTGGGTGAGCTACGACAGACAAAATACACACGCATTTTGTTACACTTCCATATCTATTCAATATTTTGGGTTGAAGATCTGTGTTTATTCCATAATTTTAACATCAGAAAATGAATAATCTGCATATAAACATTGTGGATTTCAGAATAGtcttcatactgtatgtgcgtACACACACAAGTAAATCTTTTCCGagtgacatcagaactgtgtcgCTACCATAatcaaacttacgctaaatgttgtaATTATAAGGGGGTAAATATTTCATGCCCAACACCACGATGACACATTCAAAACCTCCTACATGATGCATGTGTGACGTCAGCAAATGTAACGAGACAAAAGGCTTTCCCCGCTGACGAGGCACGCAGCTCTGGGCTCAGCTGAGCTGAGTGGGTAGACGGAGTCTGTGTAGCGTCACATCTGCTAGATGAGACATCAGAGTAGTCTGTGTTGACGCAGGCTGCTAGTCTGCTGAGAGGGATGGACGCTTTTTATCAACTGCTCAGTATGAAAGACACTAATATCCACGCACATGCTGCTACAGCTGAATGGGGAGCAGGATGATAGCAATGTTAATGTCTGGAGAATCTGTCTAGGAAAGTAGCTTTGATAAAAACAGTGGGAGTTGTCAGTTTATGTCTGATTTAAAGCTAAATTATTTCTGgttacaaaagaaaataaaaatagaaaagacACCCTTTACCAGCCTGCCGTGGTAGAAATATGTAGAAAATGAAATTTGTCTTATTGAAGTGACTTTTTCAAAGCCAAACACTTTTATTGCTTGTTGAATGGGGCTCATATtattgacagaaaaaaacaatatactgtatttgagatatgtttattgttttgttactACAACATTTGAATGCAACTCCTCAAGACCATGACTATTTTTGACATAACCTTCCACTACTGAAATTAGGTAACCAATCTTATTGCAGTCAAAGTCACATACAGTTGAAACTTACATTAAGCTCCTTAAAATATGACACTGTGTTGCTTTGGGTCGGTAACCTCGGCTATGAAAGCTGAAGGTGACCCAGTTTCTTGACGCATCTAAACCTTCTGGACATATGATACCTGAAAATAGAGACTGCActgtcttaaaaaaaatccctcaTCAATGGTTCACTGTCAAAGAAGTCAAAGACATCATGATTAGATTTAGCCCTTGGATCATCTAGACTAAATAATCCATAATGAAATTGAAAACTTCAGTAGGCCGCTGATTTCTAGTGATGGAAGATAAAATTCTAATATTACTTAGCCGTGACATTAAGATAAGTATAAACAATAAGGGTAAGTCAGCGTGTATATGTCAGTGTAGCGGTAGCAGCATTATTACAGCGTTATTAGAGCGCACAGCCAGATCCTACAAATACTAGCTGAATTAATGACACACTACAAAAAGGAAACTTTTAGTTTTTCCGAGTTACAAGTTTGGTTTTGTGTAAATTAGAATAATGTAAAAAGAAGGATTAGCTATTGCCTGTGTGAGGGCACTGTAATGACAGAATTGAAAGTATGGCGTCCTGTTACTGGGAAGGAATTAACCTTGTATGCTCCTATGCAAATATTAATACGAGAGCAAACGCTAATGTCTGGGCTACTTGTAGAGACAGGTAGCAAAACAAACAGGAGACGCAGACAGCGCTGTTCTCCCTGACCATTTTCTCTTTATCCCTAATCATTTCCTACTGACTTTCAAGCAACATACAATTAAGCGCTGGAGAATTAAGGGGCTGCAGAAtaaatcatataataataaagatcACGATTATGAAACTAAATAAGGTGCAATATTAATCCTTTGCAATTAGAGTGCTTGCTCTGATCAAATTGTATAATCCCTATTCCCAGGTAAGCCTGCCTAACCAATTATTGTTATGCATGTAGTCTCTGCTTCCCAAACAAAGTTGCAGCTGCATGCTAGAGCATTCTCACTACACCTACATGACTACACCTTTATCAAAGATATTTTATATTCAGGTTTACTAAGTGCCATGTGATTGCAAAGACAGTTTTCTGTTAATTTAGATTGTAGTAAATACTACAAATTTCTAATTATACGAACGCTAATCTGATTAAATAATggagattattattttatctataATCCTATAGTCTGGAGCAGAACCAGTAgtaatatatatcatataaatCAGAATGATAACATCTCATGGTTCCTCAGGCACTGAGCTCCAAACTCTGAGCAACAAGTGATGAGTGCACAGAGGATAGGAAGGTAAATTATAGGCATGATTACAGATGATGTGTCTTCTCTATAAACAGACTACGAGCAAAACTTGAAGAAATGTGTAGCTGTGCCACGGATAACTGTAACAGAGTAGACATCAGGCAAAATCATTTCAGAGTGTATGAGCCTGATGCTCAACATTTGTTGTATTCCTGTAAGTGCGCCATACTGGTGAGGGAAGACATTACAATTCTCTGACCTGCCAGTTTGAGCTGGACTGAAGACTCTTACCTGGAAAGAGCTGCGATGTTGCCTACTGTGTAGAAGACGGCGAAAAGCTTGATTCCATTTGGAAGAAACAGCAATGCTGAACCCTgataaaaacagcaaaatagTCTGTCAGCTACACAGAATAATGTCACCACACTTTAATATAGGGCTAAATGCCAAGTAGATAAATTAATCCTGGACTTTAATGAGATTGAAGGCTCACAtcttgtgttatttttttcttggaacaaacaaaacagacaaaaacatcGAGGACTACTGCGGGCTGTCTTATGGTTTTACTGAAACACGATGGGCTCCCCCTAGTGCCAAAATACCATGAGACTTTGTTTAAGAACGGCTGCCTGAGTGGTGTTACAATCCACATGCATGTTCATTATTTGGATCACTTTCAGTGACGAGGACTGGTGAAAGCAAAAGCAAAAGAAGAGATCTCATGTTTGTTTCTTTCATTTCTCCTAGACACAAATGAGATATTCTAAATACTGAAGTGAGGCTTTTTCTCCTACTTCTCAAATTCACCTCAGGAGAAAGAAATCACATATAATCTCATCTATGTCGTCTTACTCTGATCAAAACAAAAATGAGTCTGATTCAAGTCTCCTGAACATGAGACCATGACATCAGAGAAAGAGCTAAAAGAAAACTCAATTAGGACTTCTAGGATCTCATGATTCTTCTCAAATGTTTCAGTTTGCTCAGTGACCTCACTTCACCCACTTAGTACCATCAGGAGAAATAACAGCATATAAGCCCATCTAACTGATCAAAAGAAGAGATCTCTAATGaagctttcacaagccaacatttagtccatttTAATCGAACTCTGATGCGATTCAACCTCTTGGGCGGAtgtgaacgcagtaattgtactctggtgtggaccaaaacaaccggaccGAGActgcttgcgagaggtggtctcagACCGTTTCGaagcgaaccaaaacgcaggctatatattcacagcaatatatcaaagtctgtgattccctgcaGTGAAGTGGCAGCTCGAGacgatatacattttttatttggtccgctttattttgtgcactgtgaaacggAACCAGACCAAATagaaaccaaaagtatcaatttcccTCCGATTtggactagccaaacggactatggcttgtgaaagcgccctaaattATCTTAAATATATGTAATTTAAGTCTCCTGAACATAGATCAGAGAAAGCTCCAAGGAAACTCAGCTATGCATTTCACCATGGGAAGGATGACATCTAGAGAACACTGTTATGAATTAAGCCTTTAAGAAGATGCAGCAACTAACATTTTAAGTAAGCGTTATCATTTATTGGGGGCTGTATGGATATTCAAATAACCTGCAGCTAATAACTGCATCTCATAGAAGGAGCAAAATTCTGGATATTGCTTATTATTACAGAAAAAGGAGCATGGGGCACCGCTGTGGCTTTGGGGTAAAAGGTTAAGTGTTTTATAATGTATGAATGGAAGAGACATTAAGAGACTTTCACCTCTTTTACCCGATGAACCGGGTAACGAGTTCGGCTGAGCTGTGCGTTAAAACACTGTcttttaaaaacttcataaaatgctgaCGTGGTCTTTTTTCCGAATTGTTTCTAAAAGACAAGGccttaacgctactaaaacattttgtccaaacaatgtttgtttggcaatgatttcaatattttagttacaaaatcaatgCACGAATTGATGCATCAATTTTActtaataatatttttgaccGTTTTTTTATCGAATGTACAACACTCgactttggattatttttatcttatttacattgttattgatcttatttgttattatctaagatTTACtagatcatatttcattattataataaaactactccatttggagacAAAATTATAcgttgtttttattgattttatactgagCATAATGGTAGAAtctgatgatgcacagggtaaatgttatggccaaaggctccattgtgtgcacatagcctcctgtagtggatatcagtattattttatagccagattccctttcaagaggtagaaaactatttggcacactttggtggccaaatggagagtccgcctGGTCCTATTCTAACTAAAACCTTTTGTAGAATccatgtgctttgtgttatttatatctgctttggcacagttgtagtcaaggagttgctgaattaattcagtggcatctctgtgcatggcatcattgctataatggtgttatcaaCTGTCttatctagaaaacattttaggcgaggataaaaattaaaatgttttcctttGTTTCAGCACAATTTAcccaggcatagtaacagtcacaatgttacttacactggggatgaattatCTGTCCATAGAGACcgagatcatgcatatagacctggtagttgtggagatattcttgatttattttgggtatgtatGTCTAGACGAACCACACCTTCCTACGGCTGAAGAGGTTAAGGATTTACGTAATGTTTGACAGATGCGCAGCAATATCTCAACTGTGAATTTCACCACCCGGGCCTACACGGGTTCTGTTAGGGCGGCTTTGTCAGCGTGAATTATCACAATGTGGTGGCTTCAATGTGTTATCAGCAAGTGCCGCCTGTGACAAGACTTCCTGATATTTGAACTGCAAACTACACTCTACAAACTTTCAGCTCTTTCCTGACAGCAAGCAACCTTTATGTGGTAATAAAGTACATGGGTCAATCACTTGACTGTGCAAGTGCAAGAGAAGAGGAATTTGTCTTGATGGTATTTGCTCTGAACCATGTTAACTGGATCGTTTTATAGTGCCTTCAAACCAAACATAGCACAAGAGAAAACTAACTTGTGACCATTGCTAATAGCATTAATGGGTGTTATGTACGCTCTGCGTGCTATGCATTCCTAATGTCAGTATACACAATCAGACAGAACATAAAAGAAGCCTTTTTCAACATGAAAAGGAAGAGACACTCACGAGTATTGAGCACAGGATGCCTCCAGCAAAGCATATGACGAACCATTTCACCCTGGTGCTGTAGCTGAGAGTGCTGGCATCAAGGACCTGGTGAGAACAATGGGAGGATGTCACAAGACAGACCTATAATGACCCGCAGTAAGACCcacaggctctctctctctctactgatGATTTAACCATGGAGCCAAGCAGATAAACACCCTGCTAACAGTATTatcttaaaacacacacacacagcacaggaCATTAAACTCAGTACACACTGAAAGTAGGCAAATTAACCAATAAAACCACACTACGAAACCCATCTGGGGTCACATGATAGAGTAACAAACTGTACAGTAACATCTGCAAGGAAATGCAGAATTGCAAGCATGGCAGACTCTGGTGTGTGCCATGGTGAAACTTTAACTGTGCAACACGTTAAAAAAGTACATGCAAGTATTATGAAAACACATTGTTCAAGTCAGCACCTTACCCCATTTCCTCCTCATCGGGAATGCGTGttaaaaaaagtgtaaataaacaaacaatacaatttGATTAAATGCTGTCAGAAGAATATGATAGCAAGCTTTATTTTAGATATGCTAAAAGACACATCATAATGAAACTGCTATGtttggatatgtgcaataacatgctgatcactctgtgcaataattatctgatgctgtgcaataattagaTAATTATCTGAaagacactttgtgcaataatttggcaaaactgtcatctcatcaatatacatattgtatttttatattgtattatcttttatatatttttttatatttatattgcactatctctttttttgtattattaataaagggctgttatatatatcttgtcctaattgttttattatcactattatgcagtcatattatttctttatattaatgttttctctaggtggaggcttcagataagcccagtgttgttttttttgccttttcctgcattgtatattattattcatttatttattttgttatgttgtatagtctttaattgtgcaaaacaaataaacaataaactgtCATACAGTAAGTTAGCTGACTAGACTACAGAGCTAGAATAAACTGAGTTTGTGCTACTAATGCTCACTAAACTCTAAAGAAAACCACTTTAACATTAACATCAGTGAGTCTCAGACAGGAAACGAGACGAGCACAAGTTGTACTCATTAAACCAAACACagcgttagcattagcattagcattagcgtTAGCAGCCTGTCAGCTGTCACACAGTAGTaaagctaggctaggctaggctaacgtTACCGTGTCAGTGAGTCCCAGCTCTTCATTCTCCTCTTGTCCGCTCAACACACGACGAAGCTTGTCCATCTCTAGACGCTGTTATCTACTCTATATCCTCCCTTAACTCTACGTCCGTCTGTTTAATGTGTGAGAGTTTGGTTTCGGTGGCAGTAGTTTGACTTCCTGCCTCCCTGAAGAAGAGCTGACCTGGAGTCGGTTAGTTCTCAGTCAGTGTTGAACAGAGTCTGTAGTCACGTGTTCACATAACAGACCGCAGATCAGCTGGTGACGTCAAACGACTTCCGCGACAACAACTTGTTGCTGCGTTTAAGTGCTGTCGGAAATAACGCTATtacactagtgatgggaatcCCGGCTCTTTTTAGGGAGTCAGAttatttggctcagctcaccaaagaagagccggcgctttcggctcccaaacggctcttcagtttaccacttctgcctttttataattcagccaaagtTAGCGCTGTTTtaacctatttatttatttagcgaatgcaaagtccttgagccatgcagttgcctcctggtctgctgCATGGAGGGTGActaaccctccttttagactggagcgggcaagcttcaatgatgtgttccattgtttgcacctctccacaggcacacaatgggcttgggctgctgccccatttgtgaaggctggccaagcaggggccatgtccggacctgaatctattaagagttgaccactgtatccttggcaggttggtgccagggacctgttgggtggggtctgacaccagatgtttgtttgggacatcCTTGGACTCCCATTCCTTTTCCCAAGCTGATTGGGTGAAGTCGGCTGGTGGGGTATTCTTCCATATCGGTCGTCTAGATGGAAGACGGGCAGTGGGTGGGTTGAAGATGTCTGCATGGATTGGTAGATGGGGAGAGTCTTTGACcttttgaagcatcctttgagtagatgctactcgccggatatgtgggggggttatattggataggacagggagccaggggagtggtgttgaacgaatagtcccgcttatgattcgcatggttgtgttgagctgggtgtccacatggtgtgtaTGGGGTGACCTGGACCAAACAGGGGCACAGTATTCGGCTGCAGAGTAAGCAAGGGCCAGTGCCtatgacctatgattagtatgtgtgcactaggggtgtgacgaaatatccTGCCACgaaatatcgcgatataaaaacgtga encodes:
- the sft2d1 gene encoding vesicle transport protein SFT2A, translating into MDKLRRVLSGQEENEELGLTDTVLDASTLSYSTRVKWFVICFAGGILCSILGSALLFLPNGIKLFAVFYTVGNIAALSSTCFLMGPLKQLKRMFEPKRLIATIVMLLCLVLTLCAVFWWHKRGLAIIFCIMQFLAMTWYSISYIPFARDAVMKCFTTCLS